A stretch of Paenibacillus mucilaginosus 3016 DNA encodes these proteins:
- the clpP gene encoding ATP-dependent Clp endopeptidase proteolytic subunit ClpP: protein MNYIPMVVEQTGRGERSYDIYSRLLKDRIIFLGSAIDDTVANSIIAQLLLLSAEDPDKDIHLYINSPGGSTTAGLGILDTMQYIKPDVSTICVGMAASMAAVLLVSGAPGKRFALPHAEVMIHQPHGGSQGQASDIHIHAQRIVQTRELLNRIIAERSGQPFEKIERDTDRDYFMTAPAALEYGIIDKVLHSVQGTGAAS from the coding sequence ATGAACTATATTCCGATGGTTGTCGAGCAGACCGGACGCGGAGAGCGTTCGTACGATATTTACTCCCGCCTGCTGAAGGACCGGATCATCTTCCTGGGCAGCGCCATTGACGATACGGTCGCGAATTCCATCATCGCCCAGCTCCTGCTCCTCTCCGCCGAAGACCCGGATAAGGACATCCACCTGTATATCAATTCGCCGGGCGGCTCGACCACGGCGGGCCTCGGGATCCTCGACACGATGCAGTACATCAAGCCGGACGTGTCCACGATCTGCGTCGGCATGGCCGCTTCGATGGCGGCGGTGCTGCTCGTTTCCGGAGCCCCCGGCAAACGCTTCGCCCTGCCCCATGCGGAGGTGATGATCCATCAGCCGCACGGCGGCTCCCAAGGCCAGGCGTCGGACATTCACATCCATGCGCAGCGGATCGTCCAGACCCGGGAGCTGCTCAACCGGATCATCGCCGAGCGCTCGGGGCAGCCCTTCGAGAAGATCGAGCGCGATACGGACCGCGACTACTTCATGACGGCACCCGCCGCACTGGAGTACGGCATCATCGACAAGGTGCTCCACTCGGTGCAGGGCACAGGCGCGGCCAGCTAA
- a CDS encoding ArsR/SmtB family transcription factor translates to MTPHEPILESVLIDSPEQAMVLLNPLRAEIAARLSEPGSAAEVARAIGEAPQRINYHLKALEKAGLVRRVGSRQVRNLVEVLYQSIARTFVLSERLGMKPETVRKLKDQGSLAHLIGTADRIKQDALLLMEHSDEGEEVPSATLQFQVELATPERRQAFVEEYARLVQELTAKYGGDAAEGAYQVVVAVYPEASGRAAAPEGAQEKPAPKKRRKRIDGTQA, encoded by the coding sequence ATGACCCCTCATGAACCGATCCTGGAAAGTGTCCTGATCGACTCACCGGAGCAGGCGATGGTGCTGCTCAATCCGCTTCGCGCCGAGATTGCGGCGCGGCTGTCGGAGCCGGGCTCCGCGGCCGAGGTGGCGCGGGCTATCGGGGAAGCGCCCCAGCGGATCAATTATCACCTGAAGGCGCTTGAGAAGGCCGGTCTGGTGCGCCGCGTCGGCTCCCGGCAGGTGCGCAACCTGGTGGAGGTCCTGTACCAGAGCATTGCCCGGACCTTCGTCCTGTCGGAGCGTCTGGGCATGAAGCCCGAGACGGTGCGTAAACTGAAGGATCAGGGCTCTCTCGCCCACCTGATCGGGACCGCCGACCGGATCAAGCAGGATGCCCTTCTTCTCATGGAGCACTCCGACGAAGGAGAAGAAGTCCCGAGCGCCACGCTGCAGTTCCAGGTGGAACTGGCGACACCGGAGCGGCGGCAGGCCTTCGTGGAAGAGTATGCCCGGCTCGTCCAGGAGCTGACCGCGAAGTACGGCGGGGATGCCGCAGAAGGCGCCTACCAGGTGGTCGTCGCCGTCTATCCGGAGGCGTCCGGCCGCGCAGCGGCCCCTGAAGGAGCGCAGGAGAAGCCCGCCCCCAAGAAAAGGAGGAAGCGTATCGATGGAACACAAGCCTAA
- a CDS encoding NAD(P)-dependent oxidoreductase: MSEVSIIGLGPMGTALAQTFLNNDKRITIWNRTASKAESLVRQGAVLASSAASAINASPITIICVANYGSSASLLDTQEAASALAGRTLIQLSTGTPQEARNSEFWARERGAYYLDGAIQAWPSHIGAPETVILFSGSSTAFQTSEPLLRILAGNSIYLGEPVGSASAQALAVISYLLGTWLGFAHGAHILESEHLPVDSFGSMIAAIAPLLGEEAKHQGKVIQTGKFGNPESSLQTSADSVERLLQQATEAGINSDFPRFALPLFAKAAAAGYGDEEVSAIIKILRGGPAS; encoded by the coding sequence ATGAGTGAAGTATCCATTATTGGTTTGGGCCCCATGGGAACAGCGCTCGCGCAGACATTCCTCAACAACGACAAACGCATTACGATCTGGAACCGGACGGCTTCGAAGGCGGAATCGCTAGTACGGCAAGGTGCAGTGCTCGCCTCCTCTGCGGCTTCAGCCATTAACGCGAGTCCCATCACTATCATCTGCGTTGCCAACTATGGGAGTTCAGCCAGTCTCCTTGATACCCAAGAAGCGGCTTCCGCACTTGCCGGACGTACGCTTATACAGCTAAGCACAGGCACCCCTCAGGAAGCGCGAAACAGTGAGTTCTGGGCCCGGGAGCGGGGCGCCTACTATCTGGATGGCGCGATCCAGGCGTGGCCCAGTCATATTGGAGCACCGGAGACCGTCATCCTCTTCTCCGGTTCAAGCACTGCATTCCAGACAAGTGAGCCGCTTCTCCGGATCCTTGCCGGGAACTCGATTTATTTGGGTGAACCCGTCGGCTCGGCGTCTGCCCAGGCTTTAGCTGTGATCTCCTACCTTCTGGGTACATGGCTGGGTTTTGCTCACGGCGCTCACATCCTCGAATCCGAACACCTGCCCGTCGACTCCTTCGGCTCCATGATCGCCGCCATCGCACCTTTACTTGGGGAGGAAGCAAAGCATCAGGGGAAGGTCATCCAGACGGGGAAATTCGGAAACCCCGAAAGCTCCCTCCAAACCTCGGCCGATAGCGTGGAGCGGCTGCTTCAACAAGCGACCGAAGCGGGGATCAATTCCGATTTTCCCAGATTCGCTTTGCCGCTCTTTGCGAAAGCTGCCGCAGCAGGATACGGGGATGAAGAAGTTTCCGCGATAATCAAAATCCTTCGCGGCGGCCCGGCCTCGTAA
- a CDS encoding TetR/AcrR family transcriptional regulator translates to MSTAPTSSRQRLLDVASDLFYREGIRAISMDTIVERSGVSKATLYRHFPTKDELISAYLKAHDHHIWEHFDEAVAKHEGSPKDQLLALIDAIAELFQPEYYRGCPFLNAFAEFSDPHHPAHRLAMEYNHALRSRLSDLSRKAGVTDESWPDQLLLVINGAYSSVPVLGLTGSAAQLKKLTAQMIHQYVH, encoded by the coding sequence ATGTCCACAGCACCCACTTCCTCCCGCCAGCGCCTATTGGATGTAGCTTCCGATTTGTTTTATCGTGAAGGGATTCGGGCCATCAGCATGGATACGATCGTTGAGCGGTCCGGGGTAAGCAAAGCAACCCTCTATCGGCACTTTCCTACCAAAGATGAATTAATCTCCGCCTATCTTAAGGCACACGATCATCACATTTGGGAACATTTTGACGAAGCTGTCGCTAAACATGAAGGTTCCCCCAAAGATCAGCTGTTGGCGCTGATCGATGCCATTGCAGAGCTGTTCCAACCCGAATATTACCGGGGATGTCCTTTTCTCAACGCATTTGCCGAATTTTCGGATCCACATCATCCAGCACACCGGCTGGCGATGGAATATAATCACGCCTTACGCTCACGGTTGTCTGACCTCAGCCGGAAGGCAGGCGTCACCGACGAGAGCTGGCCGGATCAGCTGCTTTTGGTCATCAATGGAGCCTATTCATCCGTTCCTGTGCTCGGTTTAACCGGGTCCGCTGCTCAACTAAAAAAATTGACTGCCCAGATGATACATCAGTATGTACATTGA
- a CDS encoding replication initiation protein, producing the protein MAEKLIRQIEQSTNPDDVTSVEDLLKESASKLDSTKSYLTKDITEASVYLLQKLSQIVSETSSVVDNLSLTKNQYARQIIKLAKEMRERKKTQPMELNLMASNPFFTGIPNSYKEKVKETGLAEVVKNGTKTLEYQNSEGLYLSEFDKRVFTALTSIWVDQNCKQIFKFTEFELLRRLEMNPKGGMQHKRVRDSLRALTTTQIVIKEFYEKKNANRIVTSKFHLVASETTIEEYSKDDGKLQSREYQFQFADQIRQSFQDGYTTLISLGILDTLNTKTSRELYQLLCTIRDMAPQEQFKYTVEAGAFDVSLTEISEYMHLANNEYDNRRNILKACEELKEVYVLQDYVKLGTGRSCSAIRFYPGTLLKKEEVKVLTQG; encoded by the coding sequence ATGGCCGAGAAACTCATCCGCCAGATCGAGCAGAGCACCAACCCCGATGATGTGACATCCGTTGAAGATCTGCTGAAGGAATCGGCATCCAAGCTCGATTCAACCAAATCCTATCTTACGAAAGATATCACGGAGGCCAGCGTCTATCTGCTCCAGAAGCTGTCTCAGATCGTCAGTGAAACCTCAAGCGTCGTCGATAATTTGAGTCTGACCAAGAACCAATACGCACGGCAGATCATCAAACTGGCTAAGGAAATGCGTGAGCGAAAGAAGACGCAGCCGATGGAGCTGAATCTAATGGCAAGCAACCCTTTCTTCACTGGGATTCCCAACAGCTACAAAGAGAAGGTAAAGGAAACCGGATTGGCTGAGGTAGTCAAAAACGGCACCAAGACCCTGGAATATCAAAACAGCGAGGGCTTGTATTTGTCCGAGTTTGACAAGCGCGTCTTCACGGCCCTTACTTCCATCTGGGTAGATCAGAACTGCAAACAGATTTTCAAATTTACGGAGTTTGAACTCCTGCGGCGGCTGGAGATGAACCCCAAGGGTGGAATGCAGCATAAGCGCGTTCGGGATTCCCTAAGGGCGCTGACCACAACCCAAATCGTCATCAAGGAGTTCTATGAAAAGAAAAATGCCAATCGCATCGTAACCAGTAAGTTTCACTTGGTCGCGTCCGAAACAACGATCGAGGAGTACAGCAAGGATGATGGGAAGCTGCAGTCCCGGGAGTACCAGTTCCAGTTCGCGGATCAGATCCGGCAGTCGTTCCAGGACGGGTACACGACGCTCATCTCCCTGGGGATTCTCGATACCTTGAATACGAAGACATCCAGAGAGCTGTACCAGCTTCTATGTACGATCCGCGATATGGCCCCGCAGGAGCAGTTCAAATATACGGTAGAGGCCGGCGCGTTTGACGTCTCGCTTACGGAAATCAGCGAGTATATGCATTTAGCCAATAATGAATACGACAATCGCCGGAATATCCTCAAGGCCTGCGAGGAATTGAAGGAAGTCTATGTACTGCAGGACTATGTCAAACTGGGCACCGGCCGTTCCTGCAGTGCCATCCGGTTCTACCCGGGCACCCTGTTGAAAAAAGAGGAAGTAAAGGTACTAACACAGGGATAA